One part of the Ochotona princeps isolate mOchPri1 chromosome 18, mOchPri1.hap1, whole genome shotgun sequence genome encodes these proteins:
- the LOC101524619 gene encoding small ribosomal subunit protein eS12 has product MAEEGIAAGGVMDVNTALQEVLKTALIHDGLARGIREAAKALDKRQAHLCVLASNCDEPMYVKLVEALCAEHQINLIKVDDNKKLGEWVGLCKIDREGKPRKVVGCSCVVVKDYGKESQAKDVIEEYFKCKK; this is encoded by the coding sequence ATGGCCGAGGAAGGCATCGCTGCTGGAGGTGTAATGGACGTGAACACTGCTCTGCAAGAGGTGCTCAAGACCGCCCTCATCCACGACGGCCTCGCGCGTGGCATCCGTGAAGCCGCCAAAGCCTTAGACAAGCGCCAAGCCCACCTCTGTGTGCTAGCATCCAACTGTGATGAGCCCATGTATGTCAAGTTGGTAGAGGCCCTGTGTGCCGAACACCAGATCAACCTCATTAAGGTTGATGACAACAAGAAACTTGGGGAATGGGTAGGCCTCTGTAAAATTGACCGAGAGGGGAAACCCCGTAAAGTGGTTGGCTGCAGTTGCGTAGTCGTTAAGGATTATGGCAAAGAATCTCAAGCCAAAGATGTCATTGAAGAATACTTCAAGtgcaagaaatga